One window of Novosphingobium sp. 9U genomic DNA carries:
- the atpA gene encoding F0F1 ATP synthase subunit alpha, giving the protein MDIRAAEISKVIKDQIASFGTEAQVSEVGTVLSVGDGIARIHGLDNVQAGEMVEFNGGIQGMALNLEADNVGVVIFGSDATIKEGDSVRRTNTIVDVPVGKGLLGRVVDALGNPIDGKGPIESTERRRVETKAPGIIPRKSVHEPVQTGLKAIDALVPVGRGQRELIIGDRQTGKSAVAIDTFINQKSANQGTDENKKLYCIYVAVGQKRSTVAQIVRQLEENGAMEYSIVVAATASEPAPLQYLAPYTGAAMGEFFRDNGMHAVIVFDDLSKQAVAYRQMSLLLRRPPGREAYPGDVFYLHSRLLERAAKMNDDFGAGSLTALPIIETQAGDVSAYIPTNVISITDGQIFLETGLFYQGVRPAINVGLSVSRVGGSAQTKAMKKVAGSIKLELAQYREMAAFAQFGSDLDASTQKLLNRGARLTELLKQKQFSPLTMEEQVASIYAGTNGYLDSLPVNKVTEYEAEMLSYLHSEHPAVLAEIRDTGKFEGETPKKLADALAAFGKQFA; this is encoded by the coding sequence ATGGACATCCGCGCCGCAGAAATCTCGAAGGTCATCAAGGACCAGATCGCCAGCTTCGGCACCGAAGCGCAGGTCTCCGAAGTCGGCACCGTGCTCTCGGTGGGTGACGGCATCGCCCGTATCCACGGCCTCGACAACGTCCAGGCCGGCGAGATGGTCGAGTTCAACGGCGGCATCCAGGGCATGGCGCTGAACCTCGAAGCCGACAACGTCGGTGTCGTGATCTTCGGCTCGGACGCCACCATCAAGGAAGGCGACAGCGTTCGCCGCACCAACACCATCGTCGACGTGCCCGTCGGCAAGGGCCTGCTGGGCCGCGTGGTCGACGCGCTGGGCAACCCGATCGACGGCAAGGGCCCGATCGAGAGCACCGAGCGTCGCCGCGTCGAGACCAAGGCGCCCGGCATCATCCCGCGCAAGTCGGTACACGAGCCCGTGCAGACCGGCCTCAAGGCGATTGACGCCCTGGTTCCCGTCGGCCGCGGCCAGCGCGAGCTGATCATCGGTGACCGCCAGACCGGCAAGTCCGCCGTCGCGATCGACACCTTCATCAACCAGAAGAGCGCCAACCAGGGCACCGACGAGAACAAGAAGCTTTACTGCATCTACGTCGCCGTCGGCCAGAAGCGTTCGACCGTCGCGCAGATCGTCCGCCAGCTCGAAGAGAACGGCGCGATGGAGTACTCCATCGTCGTCGCCGCGACCGCTTCGGAGCCCGCACCGCTGCAGTACCTGGCGCCCTACACCGGCGCCGCCATGGGCGAGTTCTTCCGCGATAACGGCATGCATGCCGTGATCGTGTTCGACGATCTCTCCAAGCAGGCCGTCGCTTACCGCCAGATGTCGCTGCTGCTGCGTCGTCCTCCGGGCCGCGAAGCTTACCCCGGCGACGTGTTCTATCTCCACAGCCGCCTGCTCGAGCGCGCCGCGAAGATGAACGACGATTTCGGCGCCGGCTCGCTGACCGCGCTGCCGATCATCGAAACCCAGGCGGGCGACGTCTCGGCGTACATTCCGACCAACGTGATCTCGATCACCGACGGCCAGATCTTCCTCGAGACCGGCCTGTTCTACCAGGGCGTGCGTCCGGCCATCAACGTCGGCCTCTCGGTCAGCCGCGTCGGCGGTTCGGCCCAGACCAAGGCGATGAAGAAGGTCGCCGGCTCGATCAAGCTGGAGCTCGCGCAGTACCGCGAGATGGCCGCGTTCGCGCAGTTCGGTTCGGACCTCGACGCCTCGACCCAGAAGCTGCTCAACCGCGGTGCGCGCCTGACCGAGCTCCTGAAGCAGAAGCAGTTCTCGCCGCTGACCATGGAAGAGCAGGTCGCCTCGATCTACGCCGGCACCAACGGCTATCTCGACTCGCTGCCGGTCAACAAGGTGACCGAATACGAGGCTGAGATGCTCAGCTACCTGCACTCCGAGCACCCGGCGGTCCTCGCCGAGATCCGCGACACCGGCAAGTTCGAGGGTGAGACGCCCAAGAAGCTGGCAGACGCGCTCGCAGCGTTCGGCAAGCAGTTCGCCTAA
- a CDS encoding F0F1 ATP synthase subunit gamma — protein MASLKELKGRINSVKSTQKITKAKQMVAAAKLRKAQAAAEAARPYAQRLAEVMSSLGGKITVTANSPKLLAGTGSDSVHLLVVANSDKGLAGAFNSNIVKAALVAARRLEAEGKTVLFYLIGRKGRPVIRRNYPKSILQMFDTTDVRNPGFDEAERIADELVALYEEGRFDVAHLFFSKFRNALTQEPTEQQIIPVPAPKAAPAKQGDAVVEYEPDEEEILAALLPRYLKTQLFGALLENMASEQGASMTAMDNATRNAGDLIKTLTIQYNRSRQAAITTELVEIIAGAEAL, from the coding sequence GTGGCTTCGCTGAAGGAACTCAAAGGCCGGATCAACTCGGTCAAGTCGACCCAGAAGATCACCAAGGCCAAGCAGATGGTCGCGGCGGCGAAGCTGCGCAAAGCGCAAGCGGCGGCCGAGGCCGCGCGCCCTTACGCCCAGCGCCTGGCCGAAGTGATGAGTTCGCTCGGCGGCAAGATCACCGTGACCGCCAACAGCCCCAAGCTGCTGGCCGGCACGGGCAGCGACAGCGTTCACCTGCTGGTCGTCGCCAACTCGGACAAGGGCCTGGCCGGCGCGTTCAACTCGAATATCGTCAAGGCCGCGCTCGTCGCTGCCCGCAGGCTCGAGGCCGAGGGCAAGACGGTGCTGTTCTACCTGATCGGCCGCAAGGGCCGCCCGGTGATCCGCCGCAACTATCCCAAGTCGATCCTGCAGATGTTCGACACCACCGACGTGCGCAATCCCGGCTTCGACGAGGCCGAGCGCATCGCCGACGAGCTGGTCGCGCTCTACGAAGAAGGTCGTTTCGACGTCGCGCACTTGTTCTTCTCGAAGTTCAGGAACGCACTGACGCAAGAGCCGACCGAGCAGCAGATCATCCCAGTGCCGGCGCCCAAGGCCGCCCCTGCCAAGCAGGGCGACGCCGTGGTCGAGTACGAGCCGGACGAGGAAGAGATCCTCGCCGCCCTGCTCCCGCGCTATCTCAAGACGCAGCTGTTCGGCGCATTGCTGGAGAACATGGCGTCCGAACAAGGCGCGTCGATGACCGCGATGGACAACGCCACGCGCAACGCCGGCGACCTCATCAAGACGCTGACCATTCAATACAACCGCAGCCGCCAGGCCGCGATCACCACCGAACTCGTCGAAATCATCGCTGGCGCCGAAGCGCTCTAA
- the atpD gene encoding F0F1 ATP synthase subunit beta encodes MATAPVLNQTTTGKISQVIGAVVDVTFEGELPAILTALTTENNGSKLVLEVAQHLGENTVRTIAMDGTDGLTRGQSVTNTGSQISVPVGPKTLGRILNVVGDPIDDMGPVGSDMHAPIHAEAPPFIDQSTEAAILVTGIKVIDLLAPYAKGGKIGLFGGAGVGKTVLIQELINNIAKGHGGVSVFAGVGERTREGNDLYHEFLDAGVIAKDAEGNATSDGSKVALVFGQMNEPPGARARVALSGLTMAEYFRDQEGQDVLFFVDNIFRFTQAGAEVSALLGRIPSAVGYQPTLSTDMGQLQERITSTNKGSITSVQAIYVPADDLTDPAPATSFAHLDATTTLNRAISELGIYPAVDPLDSTSRVLEPRVVGTEHYETARRVQETLQKYKSLQDIIAILGMDELSEEDKLTVARARKIQKFLSQPFHVAEVFTGIPGKFVQIEDTVKSFKAVVEGEYDHLPENAFYMVGGIDEAVEKAKKLAEEA; translated from the coding sequence ATGGCAACCGCCCCCGTGCTTAACCAGACCACTACCGGCAAGATCAGCCAGGTCATCGGCGCCGTCGTCGACGTGACCTTCGAAGGCGAGCTGCCGGCGATCCTCACCGCGCTCACGACCGAGAACAACGGCTCCAAGCTGGTTCTTGAAGTCGCGCAGCACTTGGGTGAGAACACCGTGCGCACGATCGCGATGGACGGCACCGATGGCCTGACCCGCGGTCAGAGCGTGACCAACACGGGATCGCAGATCTCGGTACCGGTCGGCCCCAAGACGCTCGGCCGCATCCTCAACGTCGTCGGCGATCCAATCGACGACATGGGCCCGGTCGGCTCGGACATGCACGCGCCGATCCACGCCGAGGCTCCCCCGTTCATCGATCAGTCGACCGAGGCGGCGATCCTGGTCACCGGCATCAAGGTCATCGACCTGCTCGCGCCTTACGCGAAGGGCGGCAAGATCGGCCTGTTCGGCGGCGCCGGGGTCGGCAAGACCGTGCTGATCCAGGAACTGATCAACAACATCGCGAAGGGCCACGGCGGCGTGTCCGTCTTCGCCGGCGTGGGTGAGCGCACCCGCGAAGGCAACGACCTTTACCACGAGTTCCTCGACGCCGGCGTCATCGCCAAGGACGCCGAGGGCAACGCCACCTCGGACGGCTCCAAGGTCGCCCTCGTGTTCGGCCAGATGAACGAGCCGCCGGGCGCCCGCGCTCGCGTCGCTCTGTCGGGTCTGACCATGGCCGAGTACTTCCGCGACCAAGAGGGTCAGGACGTGCTCTTCTTCGTCGACAACATCTTCCGCTTCACCCAGGCCGGCGCCGAAGTGTCGGCTCTGCTGGGCCGTATTCCTTCGGCCGTGGGCTACCAGCCGACCCTGTCGACCGACATGGGCCAGCTGCAGGAGCGCATCACCTCGACCAACAAGGGCTCGATCACCTCGGTCCAGGCGATCTACGTGCCTGCGGACGACTTGACCGACCCGGCGCCGGCGACCTCGTTCGCCCACTTGGACGCGACTACCACGCTGAACCGCGCGATCTCGGAGCTGGGCATCTACCCGGCAGTCGATCCGCTCGACTCGACCTCGCGCGTCCTTGAGCCGCGCGTGGTCGGCACCGAGCACTACGAGACCGCCCGCCGCGTCCAGGAGACCCTGCAGAAGTACAAGTCACTGCAGGACATCATCGCGATCCTGGGCATGGACGAGCTGTCCGAAGAGGATAAGCTCACCGTCGCCCGTGCCCGCAAGATCCAGAAGTTCCTCAGCCAACCGTTCCACGTGGCCGAGGTCTTCACCGGCATTCCGGGCAAGTTCGTGCAGATCGAGGACACCGTGAAGTCGTTCAAGGCCGTCGTCGAAGGCGAGTACGATCACCTGCCCGAGAACGCCTTCTACATGGTCGGCGGCATCGACGAGGCGGTCGAGAAGGCCAAGAAACTGGCCGAAGAGGCCTGA
- a CDS encoding ATP synthase F1 subunit epsilon, translated as MALHFELVTPARLVRSEEVHMVVIPGTEGEMGVLHGHAPFMTTIKDGPLKVYRTENGAPEEVRIQGGFAEVGANGLTVLAEHVEG; from the coding sequence ATGGCACTGCACTTCGAACTCGTGACCCCTGCCCGCCTCGTCCGTTCGGAAGAGGTCCACATGGTCGTGATCCCCGGCACCGAGGGTGAGATGGGCGTGCTGCACGGCCACGCGCCGTTCATGACCACGATCAAGGACGGTCCGCTCAAGGTTTATCGCACCGAGAACGGCGCGCCCGAGGAGGTCCGCATCCAGGGCGGCTTTGCTGAGGTCGGCGCCAACGGCCTGACCGTGCTGGCCGAGCACGTCGAGGGCTGA
- a CDS encoding HNH endonuclease has product MPILNGMSDKDDLTCWLCDRPVGRKVEWHHPLPKSRGGRTTVPVHPICHRMLHSTFDNATLARRGTDALVLRQEPEIAKFVRWLTDKPPDFHARTAKRKR; this is encoded by the coding sequence ATGCCCATCTTGAACGGGATGAGCGACAAGGACGATTTGACTTGCTGGCTGTGTGATCGACCGGTCGGCCGCAAGGTGGAGTGGCATCATCCACTGCCCAAGAGCCGCGGCGGTCGGACGACGGTGCCCGTGCATCCGATCTGCCATCGCATGCTGCACTCGACGTTCGACAATGCCACTCTGGCGCGACGGGGAACCGACGCTCTGGTCCTGCGTCAGGAGCCGGAGATCGCGAAATTCGTGCGCTGGTTGACCGACAAGCCGCCGGACTTCCACGCCCGCACGGCCAAGCGCAAACGTTGA
- a CDS encoding glycosyltransferase family 39 protein, whose product MRLRDRAVALLERSWLAQLLVLAVFALIARGATFGEWNFDTDEQFYALVGRRMLQGATLYVDIWDRKPPALYLTYAAIALVSPSVLAFQLAATLSAIAGSFGIARLAQRVSGTVPSLMAGIAYLALLGRFGGASGQAPVWYTTLMILAAWAIVSRLDLLRRGHIDAVLVCGMAAAGLAVAFKQSAAIECGFFGLFVTAQLIASRAALSRIVSRVVLLATVAVLPMAVTFAWYWQIGHLPELWEALVRSNLARFYETPWGRFVRFLAIIGSLGMPLAFAVLGWITLDAPDRKRPMVVFMALWAGVAVLAVASFPNIYLHYAIPILPPLCVLSAVFFDRRSIGTLGFAALVIVAIIYGHTLDLPTRLRAHHAAPELVAYVEAHTPDRKLLVWGLPNYLYVLTGATPPGPLAFPPHLYEGAESGASGINEVAEMRRIIADRPQTVVVQDPILAWPINEANVAMMKAYLTTCRHKARFTIYDHMGGQGQIVYTRCGTA is encoded by the coding sequence GTGAGATTGCGCGACCGCGCAGTCGCGCTACTCGAACGCTCATGGCTGGCACAGTTGCTCGTCCTCGCCGTTTTCGCGTTGATCGCCCGCGGAGCGACATTCGGCGAGTGGAATTTCGATACCGACGAGCAGTTCTACGCGCTTGTCGGCCGCCGCATGCTGCAGGGCGCCACGCTCTACGTCGATATCTGGGACCGCAAGCCGCCGGCACTCTACCTCACGTACGCCGCCATCGCGCTGGTCTCGCCATCGGTATTGGCTTTCCAGCTTGCGGCCACCCTGAGTGCGATTGCCGGCAGCTTCGGGATCGCGCGCCTGGCGCAGCGGGTGAGCGGCACTGTGCCCTCATTGATGGCGGGCATTGCCTACCTCGCCCTGCTCGGTCGTTTCGGCGGCGCAAGCGGGCAGGCGCCGGTCTGGTACACCACGCTGATGATCCTGGCCGCCTGGGCCATCGTTTCGCGCCTCGATCTGCTGCGACGCGGGCACATAGATGCCGTCCTCGTGTGCGGCATGGCTGCGGCGGGCCTCGCCGTCGCCTTCAAGCAATCGGCTGCGATCGAGTGCGGGTTCTTCGGCCTGTTCGTGACCGCCCAGCTAATCGCCAGCCGCGCCGCCCTCTCGCGGATCGTGTCCCGCGTCGTTCTGCTCGCCACGGTAGCCGTGCTGCCGATGGCCGTGACCTTCGCGTGGTACTGGCAGATCGGGCATTTGCCCGAACTCTGGGAAGCGCTGGTCCGATCCAATCTGGCGCGCTTCTACGAGACGCCGTGGGGCCGCTTCGTGCGGTTCCTCGCTATCATCGGCTCACTGGGCATGCCGCTCGCCTTTGCAGTGCTCGGCTGGATCACGCTGGATGCGCCGGACCGCAAGCGTCCGATGGTCGTGTTCATGGCCCTCTGGGCCGGGGTCGCGGTCCTCGCAGTAGCGAGCTTTCCGAACATCTACTTGCATTATGCCATTCCCATTCTGCCGCCGCTTTGCGTGCTGAGCGCCGTCTTCTTCGATCGTCGCTCGATAGGCACGCTCGGCTTTGCCGCGCTGGTGATTGTCGCGATCATCTACGGACACACACTCGATCTTCCGACACGCCTCCGCGCCCACCATGCCGCGCCGGAACTGGTCGCCTACGTCGAGGCACATACGCCCGATCGCAAACTGCTGGTCTGGGGGCTACCCAATTACCTCTATGTGCTGACGGGAGCCACGCCGCCCGGACCGCTTGCCTTCCCCCCTCACCTCTACGAAGGCGCGGAGAGCGGCGCGAGCGGGATCAACGAAGTGGCCGAGATGCGACGCATCATCGCCGACCGGCCACAAACCGTCGTCGTGCAGGATCCGATCCTGGCCTGGCCGATCAACGAGGCGAACGTCGCGATGATGAAGGCTTATCTTACCACCTGCCGGCACAAGGCGCGCTTCACGATCTACGATCACATGGGCGGGCAAGGGCAGATCGTCTACACGCGATGTGGCACGGCTTGA